From the Paenibacillus tianjinensis genome, the window TGGACTGACCATGCTGGGCGGATTCATTCCTGCCAAATTCGCCGCCAAAAAAGATCCGGTGGTTGCACTGCGCAGCGAATAAGTTATCTTGTGAACAAGGGATTACTGTTAGATAGAAAGGAGCCGGTCTTGGACCGGCCCTAATCCCAATTTCTCAGGTCATTAATCACTCTCTTCTCGCGGAACGCTTTCTCCAGATCAATGTCCAGCTTATTGGCCAGATCAAAAATATTCCACACCACATCGTACATCTCGTAACCCAGGTTCGCTTTACGTTCCGCATCGGGATGAAAGGACACTGAGAGCACTTCTTTGGCTAATTCGCCGACCTCTGTCATCAAGTATAACATCCGCTGCTCAATGGTACTCGTATCAAAGCCCTTCACTTCACTAAATGCTCTAACATACTGCTGAAATTCTGATGCGTTCATTCCTTCCGCTCCTCATGATCTTATTACCATATCGGTTTATATTTTAAGGAATGGCCGTGACTACAGAGAATATTTGGCCTTCCGGCCGCTGTTGTCTGCAGATTTCTCGAATTTGTACCGCTGATCGCGGTGGAAATCCGCACACAAAGGCGGACGTTACCGCTCCTACAGTTCCAAAATTCTCCTCCGCCACCTTCCCTTAAATTTAAATCAATTAATTCCTCTACATTGATATCTCATTATACATCATAGAGTCGCTCTAACGGACAAACGAGACAAGATCAGAATAGCAAAAAAAACGCAGAGCCCGGAACTACAGTCTCTGCGCTAAATAGGAATAACGGAATCAGGTCATCAGCCTAATTCGAAATAGCGGTCAGCATTATGATAACAGATATCCTGTACGATGCGGCCCAGGAAAGGCAGATCCCTTGGCGCTTCGCCGTTTACGACCCAGCCTCCGATCAGGTTGCACAGAATACGGCGGAAATACTCGTGGCGCGTGTAGGAAAGAAACGATCTGGAATCCGTCAGCATGCCTACAAAGCAGCTGAGCAAACCAAGATTCGACAGGGATGTCAGCTGCTTGATCATGCCGTCCTTCTGGTCATTGTACCACCAGCCGGAGCCGAACTGGATTTTGCCCTTGATGCCGTCGCCCTGAAAAGAACCGATCATCGCTGCCAGCACATCATTCTGTGCCGCATTCAGATTGTATATGATCGTCTTGGGCAGCTCTCCGGTCCGGTCAAGCCCGTCAAGCAGCTTATATAACCGGTCGGCATAGCTGTTGTCGCCAATGGTATCGAAGCCTGTATCCGGTCCCAGCTCGCGGAACCTGCGCGTATTCGGATTGCGGATGGCCCCGATATGCAGCTGCATGGCCCAGCCGAGCGCAGCGTATTTCCGTCCCATAGCCAGCAGCAGTGCAGTCGCGTATTGGTCACATTCCAGCCTGCTGAGCTTGTCACCACCCAGACGTCTGCTGAAGATATCTTCGAGGACTGAGGCCGGAGCTTCTTCATACGGCAGATGCGAGAAGCCGTGGTCGGAGATCATGCAGCCCTGACGGTGGAAATATTCAATCCGCTCCAGCAGGGCACGTTCCATCAGCGCGAAGCTGGTAATCGGGTACCCTGCCACCTGCTCCAGACTGGATACATATCCTAGAAAAGACTCTGCTTCAATCAGCAGCGCCTTATCCGGCCGGAAGGTCGGGGTCACGCCGGTCTTGAAGGTGTCCAGACCATTCCCGGCTATCCGGGCATGGTACTTCAGATCATCCACCGGATCATCCGTAGTGCAGATC encodes:
- a CDS encoding MazG nucleotide pyrophosphohydrolase domain-containing protein, translated to MNASEFQQYVRAFSEVKGFDTSTIEQRMLYLMTEVGELAKEVLSVSFHPDAERKANLGYEMYDVVWNIFDLANKLDIDLEKAFREKRVINDLRNWD
- the uxaC gene encoding glucuronate isomerase → MKELIHEDFLLQSEEARILYYEYAKDLPIIDYHCHLDPQAIAEDKRFNSITELWLGGDHYKWRALRTFGVDEKYITGSAPDEEKFAKWSEVLPFTIGNPLFHWSALELKRFFGVEEQLNPQNWREIYEHCNTLIADKGFSAQGLITRSNVKWICTTDDPVDDLKYHARIAGNGLDTFKTGVTPTFRPDKALLIEAESFLGYVSSLEQVAGYPITSFALMERALLERIEYFHRQGCMISDHGFSHLPYEEAPASVLEDIFSRRLGGDKLSRLECDQYATALLLAMGRKYAALGWAMQLHIGAIRNPNTRRFRELGPDTGFDTIGDNSYADRLYKLLDGLDRTGELPKTIIYNLNAAQNDVLAAMIGSFQGDGIKGKIQFGSGWWYNDQKDGMIKQLTSLSNLGLLSCFVGMLTDSRSFLSYTRHEYFRRILCNLIGGWVVNGEAPRDLPFLGRIVQDICYHNADRYFELG